One window of the Pradoshia eiseniae genome contains the following:
- the hag gene encoding flagellin Hag: MIINHNIASLNTQNALSKANNAQGKSMEKLSTGLRINKAGDDAAGLSISEKMRAQVRGLDQASRNAQDGISLIQTAEGGLNETHAILQRQRELFVQAGNQGTLQAEDLEAIQAELDELNNEVDGIASRTEFNGKKLLDGSFTGNLQIGANATQKLEVSISSGTTNKGFNSTDLGVKALTVKATTPNDGGTASPASFDTNIAAIDTAIKTVSKARSALGANQNRLEYTINNLSTASENLTAAESRIRDVDMAKEISEQTKQSILAQASQAMLAQANQQPQSVLQLLR; this comes from the coding sequence ATGATTATTAACCACAATATTGCTTCACTGAACACGCAGAATGCTTTATCGAAGGCGAATAATGCGCAAGGGAAAAGCATGGAGAAGCTATCAACAGGGCTTCGGATTAATAAAGCCGGAGATGATGCAGCTGGACTATCAATCTCTGAGAAAATGCGCGCACAAGTACGTGGGTTAGATCAAGCGAGCCGTAATGCACAGGATGGAATTTCTTTGATTCAAACTGCAGAGGGTGGATTAAATGAAACTCATGCCATTCTTCAAAGACAAAGGGAGCTATTTGTTCAGGCTGGGAATCAAGGCACATTACAGGCTGAGGATTTAGAGGCAATTCAAGCTGAACTAGATGAATTGAATAATGAGGTAGATGGCATCGCTTCACGTACTGAATTCAATGGTAAGAAACTATTGGATGGTTCATTTACTGGAAATCTTCAGATTGGTGCAAATGCGACACAAAAGTTGGAGGTATCTATCAGTTCAGGTACTACAAATAAAGGGTTTAACTCTACTGATTTAGGTGTTAAGGCTCTAACGGTAAAAGCAACTACACCAAATGATGGGGGCACGGCTTCTCCAGCATCCTTTGATACGAATATTGCAGCCATTGATACAGCAATAAAGACTGTCTCCAAAGCTAGGTCAGCCTTAGGAGCCAACCAAAACCGCCTAGAATACACCATCAACAATCTAAGTACAGCATCCGAAAACCTGACAGCCGCTGAATCCCGCATCCGCGACGTCGACATGGCGAAGGAAATCAGCGAGCAAACGAAACAATCCATCCTGGCACAAGCATCCCAAGCCATGCTCGCCCAAGCCAACCAACAGCCGCAAAGCGTACTGCAATTACTGCGTTAA